The Atribacterota bacterium genome segment TCCAGAAAAGTTCATAAATATTATCTTTTTGCTGTACAATCATAGCTAGGCGCTCTATTCCATAGGTAATTTCAACAGGTATAGGATTCAAGTCAATTCCTCCTGCTTGCTGAAAATAAGTAAACTGAGTAATTTCTAAACCATCTATAACTACTTCCCATCCTAATCCCCAGGCACCCAGGGTTGGGGCTTCCCAATCACCTTCCATAAATCTGATATCATGTTCTTTTCGATAAATACCAATCTTTTCCAGGCTTCCTAGATATATATCCTGAATATTCCAAGGGGAGGGTTTAATAATAACCTGAAATTGATAATGTTGTTGAACACGATTGGGATTATCACCATAACGACCATCAGCAGGTCTTCGGGAAGGTTCAACATATGCTGTTTTCCAGGGTTCTGGGCCAAGGACTCTTAAAAATGTCGCTGGATTCATGGTACCTGCTCCTACTTCAGTACCATAAGGCGTAAGAATAATACATCCCTTCTTACTCCAATACCTTTCTAAATTAAATATAATTTCCTGTATATTCACTTTTTTCTTCCTTTTTAATGAGATATTCAAGGAAATATTTCCCCTTGAGGATTCCTTTAATTAATCTCAAATGTAATATTTATTAGTTCCTTGAAAAATTCCTTGTTTCTAAAACAAGATAGGTATATTTATAAATTACTAGGA includes the following:
- the glyQ gene encoding glycine--tRNA ligase subunit alpha, producing MNIQEIIFNLERYWSKKGCIILTPYGTEVGAGTMNPATFLRVLGPEPWKTAYVEPSRRPADGRYGDNPNRVQQHYQFQVIIKPSPWNIQDIYLGSLEKIGIYRKEHDIRFMEGDWEAPTLGAWGLGWEVVIDGLEITQFTYFQQAGGIDLNPIPVEITYGIERLAMIVQQKDNIYELFWSNDITYGEIQHQVEIEQSKYNFEVADIKMLFSLFSMYEKEAQQLISKKLPIPAYDYTLKCSHTFNLLDARSAISVTERTGYIARVRELAKKCAQLYIEERENLNYPLIQGLDDE